GGAGCCGCGGCGCCACCGGGCGTGGGAGGGGCTGCGCTGCTACGGGCTGATCGCCGCGATGTGGATCCGCTCCGCGATGACGTACCGGATGTCCTTCCTGCTGGCCACCGTCGGCCACGCGGCGGTCACCCTCCTCGACTTCGCCGCGATCTACATCATGTTCACGCACGTGGACGCCCTCGGCGGGTTCTCGCTCCCCGAGATCGCCCTGCTGTACGGGTCCAGCTCGACCTCGCTGGGCCTGGCCAACCTGCTGCTCGGCAACACCGACCGGATGGGCACGCGGATCCGTGACGGCTCGCTGGACGGCATGCTGGTGCGCCCGGTCCCGGTGCTCGCGCAGGTGGCGGCGGACCGGTTCGCGCTGCGCCGGCTCGGCCGGATCGCGCAGGGCTGCGGGGTGCTGGTGTGGGCGGTGGCGGCGCTGGACGTGGACTGGACGGCAGGGAAGGTGCTGCTGGTGCCGGTGATGGTGCTGGCGGGTACCGCGATCTTCGCGGCGGTGATGGTGGCCGGGGCGGCCTTCCAGTTCGCGGCCGGCGACGCGGCGGAGGTGGTCAACTCCTTCACGTACGGCGGCTGCACGATGCTGGAGTACCCGCCGACGGTGTTCGCGAAGGAGCTGCTGCGCGGGGTGACCTTCGTCGTCCCGCTCGCGTTCGTCAACTGGCTGCCCGCGCTGTACGTGCTGGGGCGGCCCGATCCGCTGGGGCTGCCGGGCTGGGTCGCGTTCCTGAGCCCGCTCGTGGCCTTCGCGGTGTTCGTGCCCGCGTCGCTGGCGTGGCGCGCGGGACTTCGTTCGTACCGGAGCACGGGGAGCTGAGGACAGGGCATGAGCGAAGTACTGATCGAGCTGGACGGCGTCGAGAAGGTGTTCACGGTCCGGCGCCGGGTGGGGCTGGTACGGCGGGAGAAACGGCAGGTGAGGGCCGTGGACGGGATCGGTTTCACGGTCGGCAGGGGGGAGATGGTCGGCTACATCGGGCCCAACGGCGCGGGGAAGTCCACGACGATCAAGATGCTGACCGGGATCCTCACCCCCAGCGCCGGCCGGCTGCGCGTCGCGGGCATCGACCCGGCCCGGGAGCGGATGCGCCTCGCGCACCGGATGGGGGTGGTGTTCGGGCAGCGCACGACGCTGTGGTGGGACCTGCCGCTCAAGGATTCGTACGGGCTGATGCGGAGGATGTACCGGATCCCCGAGGCGAGGTACCGGGCGAACCTGGAGCGCTGCGTGGAGCGGCTGGACCTGGGGGAGCTGCTGGACGTGCCGGTACGGCAGTTGTCGCTGGGGCAGCGGATGCGCGGCGACATCGCGGCGGCGCTGCTGCACGATCCGGACGTGCTGTACCTGGACGAGCCGACGATCGGGCTGGACGTGGTGAGCAAGGCGAAGGTACGGGCCTTCCTGCGGCAGCTGAACGCAGAACTCGGGACGACGGTGCTGCTCACGACGCACGACCTCCAGGACATCGAGCAGCTGTGCGAGCGGGTGATGGTCATCGACCACGGGCGCCTGATGTACGACGGCCCGCTGGGCGGGCTGCACGCGGCGGGCGCGGCGGGGGAGAGCGAGCGGACGCTGGTGGTGGACCTGGAACGGGAGTTTCCGCCGCTGGTGGTGCCGGGGGCGCGGGTGGTACGGGTGGAGGGGGCGCGGCAGTGGCTGGCGTTCCCGGCGCAGGCGTCGGCGGCGCCGCTGGTGGCGGCCGTGGCGGCGGGGTACCCGCTGCTGGACCTGTCGGTGCGGGAGCCGGACATCGAGGAGGTCATCGCCCGGATGTACGCGGGGCGGGGGTAGGGGGAAATCAGGGTCGGTCCCGGGGTCCGGTACGGGGCCGGAACGTACAACTGCCCGGGGTCAGTACATAGTCTGGTCCCATGAATGAGGAGCGGCCGGAGAAGCCGTTGACGGAGGGGTCGTTGCCGCAGGAGCCGTCCTCGGAGAAGGCGTCCGGGGAAAAGGCGTCCTTGGAAAAGGCGTCCCCGGAGAAGCCGTCCTTCGAGAAACGGCCGTCCTTGGTGGGGCCGCCGCTCGCCGGGGATGCGTTGCCGCAGCTGAGGGCCTCGGATGCCGACCGGGAGCGGGTGGTGGAGCGGCTGCGGGACGCGGTCGCCGAGGGCCGGCTCGACATGGAGGAGTTCGAGGAGCGCCTCGACGCGGCCTACACGTCGCGGACGTACGCGGAGCTGGCGCCGCTGACCCGCGACCTGCCCGAGCCGGGTGCCGAGGCGCCCCTGGCGTCGGCGCCGCAGGGGGCCGCGGTGGCGCGGCCGGCGTCCGGGTCGGCGTGGGCGGACCGCATCGGGGGCCAGGGCACCTGGTCGACGGGGATCGCCGTCATGTCGGGGTTCCAGCGCAAGGGCCGCTGGACGGTGCCCGCGCGGTTCGACGCGTTCGCGCTGATGGGGGGAGGGGAGCTCGACCTGCGCGAGGCGAACTTCGCCGAGCCGGAGGTCGTGATCAACTGCATCGCCGTGATGGGCGGCATCGAGATCACCGTCCCGCCGGGCGTGGAGGTCGATGTACGGGGCATCGGCTTCATGGGGGCGTTCGACCACCGCGAGGGCCCCGGCGTGCCGGAGCCGGGCGCACCGCGGGTGGTGGTGACCGGCCTCGCCCTGATGGGCGGGGTGGAGGTACGGGTGAAGGAGCCGAAGGGCGTCAAGGGGTCCAAGGGCGGCAAGAGGGACGGGTCGGTGGACGGCCGGTCGCCTCGGAAGGAGCTGTAAGGGGCTCTCGTGGCGGCGTGCTGGCGCGCCGGGAACTCCTGAGGCCGCCCGGGAGTCGGATGCTATGCGGACGAAACCGGCCATGGGGGGAAGGCAGGAGCACGTGGAAGACGTGGACCATCGCGACGTGGACCCGCGCACGGGAGCGCAGCCCGGGGCCCCGACCGGGACCCGGACTGAGGCTGGGACCGGGACCGGGGCTGCCGTCGGACGCGGAGCATTCGGGTTCAGCGCGGCGGACGAGGAGCGGCGGCGCGGTGTCCGCCGGATGAAGACCACCGCGACGGGGCTGCTGGCCCTGGTGGCGCTGGTCTACGTACTGGCCAAGTGGGCGCAGCACACCGGCGCGGGCGACTGGGCCGGGTACGTCGCGGCCGCCGCCGAGGCGGGCATGGTCGGCGCGCTCGCGGACTGGTTCGCGGTGACGGCCCTGTTCCGGCGGCCCCTGGGGCTGCCGATCCCGCACACCGCGATCATCCCGACGAAGAAGGACCAGCTGGGTGTGTCGCTGGGCGAGTTCGTGGGCGAGAACTTCCTCTCCGCGGAGGTCGTCCGGGCCCGGCTGCACGCCCTCGGCATCGGCGGCCGGCTCGGCTCGTGGCTGGCGGATCCCGCGCACGCCGAGCGGGTCACGGCGGAACTGGCGACGGCCCTGCGCGGCGCCCTGGCCGTGCTGCGGGACTCCGACGTCCAGGCCGTGGTGGGCGAGGCGATCACCAGACGGGCCGAGGGCGCCGAGATCGCTCCGGGGCTCGGCAAGACCCTGGAGAAGGTCGTCGCCGACGGCGGTCACCGCCGCGCCGTCGACCTGGTCTGCGCCAAGGCCCACGACTGGCTCGTCACGCACGGGGACTCGGTCATGGACGCGGTCCAGGGCGGGGCGCCCGGCTGGACCCCGCGCTTCGTGGACCGCAAGGTGGGCGAGCGGGTGTACAAGGAACTGCTGCGCTTCGTGACGGAGATGCGGGACATGCCGGAGCATCCGGCCCGGAGCGCGGTGGACCGCTTCCTGACGGACTTCGCCGGCGACCTCCAGTCCGACACCCGGACCCGGGAGCGGGTGGAGCGGCTCAAGTCGGAGATCCTCGCGCGGGGCGAGGTGCAGGACGTGATCGCCTCGGCGTGGGCCGCGATCCGGTCGATGATGATCGCGGCGGCCGAGGACGAGCAGAGCGAACTGCGGCTGCGGGTGCGGTCGTCCCTGATGTCCCTGGGCGCCCGGCTCGCGACCGACGGGCGGCTCCAGGCCAAGGTGGAGGGCTGGATCGAGGACGCGCTGGTGTACGTGGTCACCACCTACCGCACGGAGATCACCTCGCTGATCACCGACACGGTGGCGGCCTGGGACGCCGAGCACACCTCCCGCAAGATCGAGGCCCACATCGGCCGCGACCTCCAGTTCATCCGCATCAACGGCACGGTGGTGGGCGCCCTGGCGGGCCTCCTGATCTACACGGTGTCCCGAGCACTGGGGGCGTAGGGCCGGTGCGCGCCAAGGGCCGCACCTCCAGCCCGGCCGGCGTCTGGGCCGCACCTCCAGCCCCGCCGGCGTCCGGGCCGCACATCCAGCCTCGCCGGCGTTTGAGGCGCGGGGTCTGGGGCGGAGCCCCGGAAAGCCCGGCGCAGCCGGGGCCGCTCCGCGCAACGGCGCCGCAGCCCGCCCCGCACCCAACCCCCCGCACCCAACCCCCGGCCCCCTACCCCCGCCGGTCGGCCACGACCCACGCGGCCCCCGCCACAACCCCCGCCGCCCCGAAGACGGCCGGCCACGCCCCCACCTTCCGCGCCAGCGGATGCGCCCCCGCGAACCCGGCCAGGTACAGCGCTCCGAGCCCGGCAGCCGCCGGCACGCCACCGCGCCGGTGCCACTCCCGCCCCGCCGCGATCCCGGCGGCCCCCAGCACCACACCGCCCAGCGGCCGCTTCTTGGTCCAGCGGGCCACCGCGTACCCGCCCACCAGTCCGGCCGCCGCCACCATCGAGGTCGGTACCCGCTCCATGTCCACTCCCTACGCGTCCTGGCCGTACGTACGGGCCGCACCCGCACGAACCGTCGCCGCACGAACCGTCGCCACACGAACCGTCTCCGTACGGCCGTCCCCGTACGGGCCGTCTCCGTACGCCCACGAGGCTAACGGCCCCGCCTGACGGCCCGCCGCGCCCCCACCCCGCCCAGCACCAGTACCGCCCCGCCGAACACCCCCTCCGGCACCGCCTCCCGTACGGCGGCCGGCAGCAGCGCCACCACCCCGAGTACGAGCAGGAAGGCGAGGGCGGCCCGCCCAACGGCCCGGAGCACTCTGTCCACGACCCCTCAACGCGCCTGCCGCCCCCACGACACGCCCCACCCCGCCGGGGTCGGATTTGTCGCACACTCGCCGCATCCGCCTGATACGCCGCCCATGGAACCCGGACCGCATAAATTCACTCTCCAAAGACAAACGGGAAAATCCCCGTCAACGCGCCCCAGGAGCCCGGACATCGTGATCTGCTACGGACAGGCCGTCCTCGACCTCGTGGACGAACTGGTCGACGCCTACGCCGACGTCTTCTCCGCCCCGCCGTGGAACGAAGACGAAGAAACCATTCGCCAGTTCGCGGACCGCCTCCCCGCCGACGCCCGGCGCCGTGGTTTCCGTACCGCCCTCGCCCAGTCCCCGGCCGGCATCGACGGGTTCGCCACCGCGTGGCTCACCCCGGCCGCCTTCCCCAAGAACCGCGCCTACGGCCAGGTCGCGGCGCAGCTCGGACCCGGCCGGGTCAAGGAACTGCTCGTCGGCGCGCTGGAGATAGACGAACTCGCCGTACGCCCCTACGCGCGCGGCCGCGGCACCGGACGCGCCCTCCTCACCGAGATCACCGCCGACGCCCCCGACCGCCGCGCCTGGCTGCTGACCTCCCGACTGGCCCGGGACACGGTGGCGACGTACCGCCGCCTGGGCTGGCACGAGGTCGCCGCCCTCCCCGGCACCGAGACCGGCGTGATCGTCTTCCTGGCCCCGGACCACCCGAGCCGCTGACCGGGGGTATCCGCTGACCGGGGGTATCCCGTTCCGGGGGCGG
This Streptomyces sp. NBC_00539 DNA region includes the following protein-coding sequences:
- a CDS encoding ABC transporter permease, which codes for MADAVLGREREGPPAAVWEREPRRHRAWEGLRCYGLIAAMWIRSAMTYRMSFLLATVGHAAVTLLDFAAIYIMFTHVDALGGFSLPEIALLYGSSSTSLGLANLLLGNTDRMGTRIRDGSLDGMLVRPVPVLAQVAADRFALRRLGRIAQGCGVLVWAVAALDVDWTAGKVLLVPVMVLAGTAIFAAVMVAGAAFQFAAGDAAEVVNSFTYGGCTMLEYPPTVFAKELLRGVTFVVPLAFVNWLPALYVLGRPDPLGLPGWVAFLSPLVAFAVFVPASLAWRAGLRSYRSTGS
- a CDS encoding ABC transporter ATP-binding protein, with translation MSEVLIELDGVEKVFTVRRRVGLVRREKRQVRAVDGIGFTVGRGEMVGYIGPNGAGKSTTIKMLTGILTPSAGRLRVAGIDPARERMRLAHRMGVVFGQRTTLWWDLPLKDSYGLMRRMYRIPEARYRANLERCVERLDLGELLDVPVRQLSLGQRMRGDIAAALLHDPDVLYLDEPTIGLDVVSKAKVRAFLRQLNAELGTTVLLTTHDLQDIEQLCERVMVIDHGRLMYDGPLGGLHAAGAAGESERTLVVDLEREFPPLVVPGARVVRVEGARQWLAFPAQASAAPLVAAVAAGYPLLDLSVREPDIEEVIARMYAGRG
- a CDS encoding DUF1707 SHOCT-like domain-containing protein yields the protein MNEERPEKPLTEGSLPQEPSSEKASGEKASLEKASPEKPSFEKRPSLVGPPLAGDALPQLRASDADRERVVERLRDAVAEGRLDMEEFEERLDAAYTSRTYAELAPLTRDLPEPGAEAPLASAPQGAAVARPASGSAWADRIGGQGTWSTGIAVMSGFQRKGRWTVPARFDAFALMGGGELDLREANFAEPEVVINCIAVMGGIEITVPPGVEVDVRGIGFMGAFDHREGPGVPEPGAPRVVVTGLALMGGVEVRVKEPKGVKGSKGGKRDGSVDGRSPRKEL
- a CDS encoding DUF445 domain-containing protein, whose protein sequence is MRTKPAMGGRQEHVEDVDHRDVDPRTGAQPGAPTGTRTEAGTGTGAAVGRGAFGFSAADEERRRGVRRMKTTATGLLALVALVYVLAKWAQHTGAGDWAGYVAAAAEAGMVGALADWFAVTALFRRPLGLPIPHTAIIPTKKDQLGVSLGEFVGENFLSAEVVRARLHALGIGGRLGSWLADPAHAERVTAELATALRGALAVLRDSDVQAVVGEAITRRAEGAEIAPGLGKTLEKVVADGGHRRAVDLVCAKAHDWLVTHGDSVMDAVQGGAPGWTPRFVDRKVGERVYKELLRFVTEMRDMPEHPARSAVDRFLTDFAGDLQSDTRTRERVERLKSEILARGEVQDVIASAWAAIRSMMIAAAEDEQSELRLRVRSSLMSLGARLATDGRLQAKVEGWIEDALVYVVTTYRTEITSLITDTVAAWDAEHTSRKIEAHIGRDLQFIRINGTVVGALAGLLIYTVSRALGA
- a CDS encoding GNAT family N-acetyltransferase; its protein translation is MICYGQAVLDLVDELVDAYADVFSAPPWNEDEETIRQFADRLPADARRRGFRTALAQSPAGIDGFATAWLTPAAFPKNRAYGQVAAQLGPGRVKELLVGALEIDELAVRPYARGRGTGRALLTEITADAPDRRAWLLTSRLARDTVATYRRLGWHEVAALPGTETGVIVFLAPDHPSR